Proteins encoded together in one Hylaeus volcanicus isolate JK05 chromosome 3, UHH_iyHylVolc1.0_haploid, whole genome shotgun sequence window:
- the LOC128873160 gene encoding uncharacterized protein LOC128873160, producing MPSGIWNILLLLIISYSFCASDSIDPQVDRQSGSSLSDVVQRNLESVDGILNNEKISKEGSSVRNRGQLGFNEQKQDEKRYNDQDTVREGFDKERHSLGESEAIDQGKNSFQRRGSLYYKKGFQRTGFSNNYHKDESGNNSSFYEDSNDEGGRRSSGNSDDYYRQKSLDSFKDGAHDVSYTGRDRVHQGIYDNRKNMNAYRDYHGGYHNDLYTEDGRNYAQEKPGRYFDRNGKEIYYYRDKLHPSSRFRNNRYELLYRDYNVDKLPRDYYKEDPYVAHYLRHDRYFPSRQRDYESELFYPRNRNYDRIYRGDSYDDEYLNKYRNSFSSGYYQF from the exons ATGCCGTCTGGTATTTGGAATATCTTGCTTTTACTTATCATTTCGTACAGCTTTTGTGCCTCCGATTCGATTGATCCGCAGGTCGACAGGCAATCAGGATCTTCCTTATCGGATGTCGTGCAAAGAAACCTCGAATCGGTTGATGGTATTCTcaataatgagaaaataagCAAAGAAGGCAGTTCCGTTCGTAACAGAGGCCAACTAGGATTTAACGAGCAGAAACAAGACGAGAAGAGATACAACGACCAAGATACGGTCCGCGAAGGGTTTGACAAAGAAAGACATAGTTTGGGCGAATCCGAAGCCATCGATCAGGGGAAGAATTCTTTTCAACGGCGCGGCAGTTTGTATTACAAAAAAGGTTTCCAGAGGACCGGTTTTAGTAACAACTACCATAAGGACGAGTCGGGAAATAATTCGAGCTTTTATGAGGATAGCAACGACGAGGGGGGCCGTAGGTCGTCAGGAAATAGCGATGATTATTATAGGCAAAAATCGCTGGATTCGTTCAAAGACGGTGCGCACGATGTTTCCTATACCGGGCGAGACCGAGTCCATCAGGGAATCTATGACAATAGAAAAAA TATGAACGCGTATCGCGATTATCACGGAGGATATCACAATGATTTGTACACAGAAGATGGAAGAAACTATGCGCAAGAAAAGCCGGGACGTTATTTTGATCGCAATGGCAAagagatttattattacaggGACAAGTTACATCCAAGTAGTCGTTTTCGTAATAATCGCTACGAACTACTGTACAGGGATTACAACGTAGATAAATTACCCAGAGATTACTACAAAGAAGATCCCTATGTTGCACATTATTTAAGACATGATCG ATATTTTCCCAGTCGGCAAAGGGATTACGAATCAGAACTGTTTTATCCTCGCAATAGAAATTACGATAGAATCTATCGCGGTGATTCGTACGATGACGAATACCTaaacaaatacagaaatagTTTTAGCAGTGgatattatcaattttaa
- the LOC128873161 gene encoding REPTOR-binding partner isoform X2 — translation MWLRMKCRSIAEGSCGDRKEGGKRGRKPGRKASERTDMKAKLERSRQSARECRARKKLRYQYLEELVADREKAVLALRKELEMYRQWVQELDAGRIPEGLQPMLEEFGSLKQEEVN, via the exons ATGTGGTTACGCATGAAATGCCGGTCGATCGCG GAGGGGTCTTGCGGTGATCGGAAAGAGGGGGGAAAGAGGGGACGGAAGCCTGGAAGGAAGGCGTCCGAGAGGACGGATATGAAAGCCAAGCTcg AACGAAGTCGACAGAGTGCGCGGGAGTGTCGTGCTCGGAAGAAGCTCAGGTATCAATATCTCGAAGAGCTGGTAGCCGATCGCGAAAAGGCCGTACTCGCTCTACGAAAGGAGCTGGAAATG tACCGACAGTGGGTCCAGGAATTGGACGCCGGACGAATTCCCGAAGGGCTGCAGCCGATGTTGGAGGAATTCGGGTCCCTGAAACAGGAGGAAGTCAACTAA
- the LOC128873161 gene encoding REPTOR-binding partner isoform X1: protein MEVEPMCIAENETEGSCGDRKEGGKRGRKPGRKASERTDMKAKLERSRQSARECRARKKLRYQYLEELVADREKAVLALRKELEMYRQWVQELDAGRIPEGLQPMLEEFGSLKQEEVN, encoded by the exons ATGGAGGTGGAGCCCATGTGTATCGCGGAAAACGAAACG GAGGGGTCTTGCGGTGATCGGAAAGAGGGGGGAAAGAGGGGACGGAAGCCTGGAAGGAAGGCGTCCGAGAGGACGGATATGAAAGCCAAGCTcg AACGAAGTCGACAGAGTGCGCGGGAGTGTCGTGCTCGGAAGAAGCTCAGGTATCAATATCTCGAAGAGCTGGTAGCCGATCGCGAAAAGGCCGTACTCGCTCTACGAAAGGAGCTGGAAATG tACCGACAGTGGGTCCAGGAATTGGACGCCGGACGAATTCCCGAAGGGCTGCAGCCGATGTTGGAGGAATTCGGGTCCCTGAAACAGGAGGAAGTCAACTAA